The Coffea arabica cultivar ET-39 chromosome 3c, Coffea Arabica ET-39 HiFi, whole genome shotgun sequence genome contains a region encoding:
- the LOC113734472 gene encoding probable methionine--tRNA ligase isoform X2, with translation MQQLFCDTCQRFLADRFVEGSCPHCNYDSARGDQCENCGKLLNPTELLDPKCKVCKSAPHIRDTDHLFLELPLLKDKLEAYINEMSVAGGWSQNAIQATNAWLREGLKPRCITRDLKWGVPVPHEKYKDKVFYVWFDAPIGYVSITACYTTEWEKWWKNPEEVELFQFMGKDNVPFHTVMFPSTLLGTGENWTLMKTISVTEYLNYESGKFSKSKGIGVFGNDAKDTNIPIEVWRYYLLTNRPEVSDALFTWDDLRAKLNNELLKNLGNFINRVLNFIAKAPGLGYGSILPDAQDAESHPSTKALGDKVGELVEQYVEAMEKVKLKQGLKIAMAISTEGNGYLQENEFWRLYKDDQPTCSIVMRTSAGLVYLIASLLEPFMPSFSIEVLKQLNLPLEQISLCDEKGDIERAKRPWEILSAGHRIGTPKPLFKELKEDEAELYRGKFSGSQADRADRKLKEEAEAKISEQLNKAKLSDGNAKKGKPKKSAQGASKTASLAEAEISVSRLDIRVGLIKKAEKHSSADSLYVEEIDVGEPQPRKVVSGLVKYIPLEKMQNRKVCVLCNLKPANMRGVKSEAMVLCASNSEDTKVELVEPPEGAVIGERVKFPGCEGSPDDQLNPKKKVWETVQPDLRTDEELVACYKGIPFTTSAGVCKVSSLNEAKIR, from the exons ATGCAGCAG CTTTTCTGCGATACATGCCAAAGATTCTTAGCTGATCGATTTGTGGAGGGTAGTTGTCCACATTGTAATTATGATTCTGCCCGAGGAGATCAATGTGAAAATTGTGGAAAGCTTTTAAATCCTACAGAATTACTGGATCCAAAATGCAAG GTTTGTAAATCGGCTCCACACATTCGAGACACGGATCACTTGTTTTTGGAGCTTCCTTTGCTGAAGGACAAATTAGAGGCATATATAAACGAAATGTCAGTGGCTGGAGGATGGAGTCAAAATGCCATCCAAGCAACAAATGCATGGCTTAGAGAAGGACTGAAACCAAGATGCATTACTAGAGATTTGAAGTGGGGAGTTCCTGTTCCACATGAGAAATATAAGGACAAG GTTTTTTATGTGTGGTTTGATGCGCCTATTGGATATGTATCAATCACTGCATGCTACACAACAGAGTGGGAAAAGTGGTGGAAAAACCCTGAAGAAGTGGAGTTGTTTCAGTTTATGGGCAAGGATAATGTTCCTTTTCACACT GTGATGTTCCCTTCTACCCTTCTTGGGACTGGTgaaaattggactttgatgaAGACGATCAGCGTAACGGAATACCTGAACTATGAATCAG GAAAGTTTTCAAAAAGTAAGGGTATTGGAGTTTTTGGAAATGATGCAAAAGATACAAATATTCCTATAGAAGTATGGAGATATTACTTACTGACAAATAGGCCAGAG GTATCAGACGCCTTATTTACTTGGGATGATTTACGAGCAAAATTAAATAATGAGTTGCTGAAAAATCTTGGCAATTTCATCAATCGGGTATTGAACTTCATTGCAAAAGCTCCAG GTTTAGGATATGGTTCCATCCTTCCTGATGCACAGGATGCAGAATCACATCCCTCAACCAAAGCTTTGGGAGATAAAGTTGGTGAGCTTGTTGAGCAATATGTAGAAGCCATGGAGAAG GTAAAATTAAAGCAAGGTTTGAAGATCGCTATGGCTATTTCCACAGAGGGAAATGGTTATCTGCAA GAGAATGAATTCTGGAGACTCTACAAGGATGATCAACCTACGTGTTCCATAGTTATGAGAACTTCTGCTGGACTAGTGTATCTCATTGCCTCTCTTTTAGAACCTTTCATGCCATCTTTTTCCATCGAG GTTCTAAAGCAGCTCAACCTGCCTCTTGAACAAATTTCACTTTGTGATGAAAAAGGTGATATTGAAAGGGCCAAAAGGCCATGGGAGATTCTTTCTGCAGGTCATAGAATTGGAACTCCTAAACCATTGTTCAAGGAGCTG AAAGAAGATGAAGCTGAACTGTACAGAGGGAAATTTTCTGGAAGTCAAGCTGATAGGGCTGACAGGAAATTGAAGGAAGAAGCCGAGGCAAAGATTAGTGAACAATTAAACAAAGCAAAACTTTCAG ATGGGAATGCAAAGAAGGGAAAGCCAAAAAAATCCGCTCAAGGTGCATCTAAGACTGCTTCCCTTGCTGAAGCAGAAATATCAGTTAGTAGACTTGATATCCGTGTTGGTCTCATTAAAAAAGCTGAAAAACATTCTTCTGCTGATTCACTGTATGTGGAGGAGATTGATGTTGGTGAACCTCAACCACGAAAAGTAGTTAGTGGCCTTGTCAAGTACATTCCTCTAGAAAAAATGCAG AATCGGAAGGTTTGCGTTCTTTGCAATCTCAAGCCAGCAAACATGCGGGGAGTAAAATCTGAAGCCATGGTTCTTTGTGCTTCTAATAGTGAGGACACCAAG GTTGAATTGGTTGAGCCACCTGAAGGTGCTGTCATTGGTGAAAGAGTGAAGTTTCCAGGATGTGAAGGCAGTCCTGATGACCAGTTGAACCCTAAGAAAAAGGTGTGGGAAACCGTTCAACCCGATCTGCGGACAGATGAGGAGTTGGTGGCCTGCTATAAGGGCATCCCGTTCACCACCTCGGCTGGTGTTTGCAAAGTCTCATCACTCAACGAAGCGAAGATTAGGTGA
- the LOC113734473 gene encoding probable sucrose-phosphate synthase 2 encodes MAGNEWINGYLEAILDSGAAAIDENKAISSVNLRERSHFNPTKYFVEEVVTGVDETDLHRTWIKVVATRNTRERSSRLENMCWRIWHLTRKKKQLELEDIQRLAKRRWEREQGRKDVTEDMSEDLSEGEKGDVLGEAVSLDSPRKKFQRNFSNLEVWSEKNKEKKLYVVLISLHGLVRGDNMELGRDSDTGGQIKYVVELAKALAKMPGVYRVDLFTRQISSPEVDWSYGEPTEMLNTGPEDGDGADLGESCGAYIIRIPFGPRDKYLRKELLWPHLQEFVDGALAHILNMSKVLGEQIGGGHPVWPYVIHGHYADAGDSAALLSGALNVPMVLTGHSLGRNKLEQLLKQGRQSKEDINSTYKIMRRIEAEELSLDAAELVITSTKQEIDEQWGLYDGFDVKLEKVLRARARRGVNCHGRYMPRMAVIPPGMDFSNVIAQEDTAEVDGELVALTNGDGASPKALPPIWSEVMRFLTNPHKPMILALSRPDPKKNITTLVKAFGECRPLRELANLTLIMGNRDDIDEMSGGNASVLTTVLKLIDKYDLYGQVAFPKHHKQVDVPEIYRLAAKTKGVFINPAFIEPFGLTLIEAAAQGLPIVATKNGGPVDIHRALNNGLLIDPHDQQSIASALLKLVSEKNLWHECRKNGWKNIHLFSWPEHCRTYLTRVAACRMRHPHWQTDTPTDEFDPQESFNDSLKDVQDMSLRLSVDGEKTSLTESLDMAAVGDDRQLQDQVQRVLSRMKRQEPGAPDSEVDRKPTDNSPSKYPMLRRRRRLIVIALDCYDSRGNPEKKMIQIVQELFKAIKLDPQIARLTGFAISTAMPISELMEFLKSGNVKVNDFDALICSSGSEVYYPGTYSEEDGKICPDPDYASHIEYRWGSDGLRKTIWKLMNTSEGGEAKSIHSPIEEDVKSNNSHCISFLIKDLSRAKKVDNMRQKLRMRGLRCHVMYCRNSTRMQVIPLLASRSQALRYLFVRWRLNVANMFVILGETGDTDYEELIGGTHKTLVMKGVTEKGSEELLRTAGSYLRDDMIPGESPFLAHLNGDARAEGIANTLRQLSKAGM; translated from the exons ATGGCTGGGAATGAGTGGATAAACGGGTATTTGGAGGCAATTTTGGATAGTGGGGCAGCAGCTATAGATGAGAATAAGGCCATCAGCTCTGTGAACTTGAGAGAAAGGAGTCATTTCAATCCAACAAAGTACTTTGTTGAAGAAGTTGTTACAGGGGTGGATGAGACTGATCTTCACAGGACATGGATCAAAGTTGTTGCAACAAGGAATACAAGGGAGAGGAGTTCAAGGCTGGAGAATATGTGTTGGCGCATTTGGCATCTCACCCGCAAAAAGAAGCAG TTGGAATTGGAAGATATCCAACGCTTGGCCAAACGTAGGTGGGAACGAGAACAAGGACGCAAGGATGTGACTGAAGATATGTCTGAAGATTTGTCTGAAGGAGAAAAAGGGGATGTGTTGGGAGAGGCAGTATCGCTAGACAGCCCCAGGAAAAAGTTCCAAAGGAATTTCTCCAACTTGGAAGTATGGTCAGAGAAGAACAAGGAGAAAAAGCTTTATGTTGTCCTGATCAG TCTGCATGGTTTGGTTCGTGGTGATAATATGGAGCTTGGTAGGGACTCTGATACAGGTGGCCAG ATTAAATATGTTGTTGAGCTTGCTAAGGCACTTGCTAAGATGCCAGGTGTTTATCGGGTTGATCTGTTCACCAGGCAAATCTCCTCTCCAGAAGTAGATTGGAGCTATGGGGAGCCCACAGAGATGCTAAATACTGGTCCCGAAGATGGTGATGGTGCCGATTTGGGAGAAAGCTGTGGGGCTTACATTATAAGGATACCATTTGGTCCTCGTGACAAGTACCTAAGGAAAGAATTACTGTGGCCTCATCTTCAAGAGTTTGTAGATGGGGCGCTAGCTCACATCCTTAATATGTCGAAAGTTTTAGGTGAACAAATTGGAGGTGGACATCCTGTTTGGCCTTATGTAATTCATGGGCATTATGCAGATGCAGGGGATAGTGCTGCTCTTCTTTCGGGTGCTTTAAACGTTCCGATGGTTCTGACAGGGCACTCACTCGGTAGAAACAAGCTAGAACAACTTCTGAAACAAGGAAGGCAGTCAAAAGAGGACATTAATTCTACATACAAAATTATGCGTAGGATAGAAGCAGAAGAACTTTCACTTGATGCTGCAGAACTTGTTATTACAAGCACCAAGCAGGAGATTGATGAACAGTGGGGACTATATGATGGATTTGATGTAAAGCTTGAGAAAGTTTTGAGGGCCCGTGCAAGAAGAGGGGTCAATTGCCATGGTCGCTACATGCCAAGGATGGCG GTTATCCCTCCTGGGATGGACTTCAGCAATGTCATAGCACAAGAAGACACAGCCGAAGTCGATGGTGAACTTGTAGCACTAACCAATGGTGATGGTGCTTCACCTAAAGCACTCCCTCCAATATGGTCAGAA GTAATGCGGTTTCTCACAAATCCCCACAAGCCAATGATTCTAGCATTGTCAAGACCAGATCCAAAGAAAAATATTACCACACTTGTGAAAGCTTTTGGAGAATGCCGCCCATTACGGGAGCTAGCTAATCTT ACACTTATAATGGGAAACAGGGACGATATAGATGAGATGTCTGGAGGCAATGCCAGTGTGCTCACAACAGTGCTGAAGTTGATAGATAAGTATGACCTTTATGGGCAAGTGGCATTCCCAAAACATCACAAGCAAGTTGATGTCCCAGAGATTTACCGTCTAGCTGCCAAAACAAAG GGGGTCTTCATAAATCCAGCTTTTATCGAACCATTCGGACTTACCTTGATTGAG GCTGCAGCACAAGGGCTTCCAATAGTCGCAACAAAGAATGGTGGTCCAGTTGACATACACCGG GCACTAAACAACGGTCTGCTCATTGATCCTCATGATCAGCAGTCAATTGCGTCTGCATTACTTAAACTTGTATCTGAGAAGAACTTGTGGCATGAGTGCAGAAAGAATGGATGGAAAAATATACACCTATTTTCATGGCCCGAACACTGTCGCACATACTTAACAAGAGTAGCTGCATGCCGAATGAGACACCCACATTGGCAAACTGATACTCCAACTGATGAGTTTGATCCACAGGAGTCCTTCAACGATTCACTAAAAGATGTGCAAGACATGTCTCTCAGGCTTTCTGTTGATGGGGAGAAAACATCATTAACTGAATCACTTGATATGGCTGCAGTCGGTGATGACCGGCAACTGCAAGACCAAGTGCAGAGGGTGCTGAGCAGAATGAAGAGGCAAGAACCTGGAGCTCCTGATTCTGAAGTTGACAGGAAACCAACTGATAATTCACCAAGCAAATACCCAATGCTTAGGAGGCGACGCCGATTGATTGTTATAGCACTTGACTGCTACGACAGTAGAGGAAAtcctgaaaagaaaatgatacaGATTGTACAGGAACTCTTTAAAGCCATCAAGTTGGATCCGCAAATTGCCAGATTGACAGGATTTGCTATATCCACTGCCATGCCAATCTCTGAACTGATGGAATTCTTAAAATCTGGAAATGTAAAAGTTAATGACTTTGATGCTTTAATTTGTAGCAGTGGCAGTGAAGTTTACTATCCTGGTACATATAGTGAAGAAGATGGGAAGATTTGTCCAGACCCAGATTATGCATCACATATTGAGTATCGTTGGGGCTCTGATGGTTTAAGGAAAACCATTTGGAAACTGATGAACACGTCAGAAGGTGGAGAAGCAAAATCTATTCATAGTCCCATTGAGGAAGACGTGAAATCAAACAATTCGCATTGCATATCCTTCTTAATCAAGGATCTCAGTAGG GCCAAGAAAGTAGATAATATGAGGCAAAAACTTAGGATGCGGGGTCTTCGGTGCCATGTGATGTACTGCAGAAACTCTACAAGAATGCAAGTTATTCCACTTCTTGCATCTCGATCTCAGGCTCTCAG ATATCTGTTTGTCCGCTGGAGGTTGAATGTTGCCAATATGTTTGTAATTCTTGGTGAAACTGGAGACACTGATTATGAGGAACTGATCGGTGGAACTCATAAAACGCTGGTCATGAAGGGGGTCACAGAGAAAGGCTCTGAAGAGTTGCTCCGAACAGCAGGTAGTTACCTAAGAGATGACATGATTCCAGGTGAAAGTCCATTTCTGGCCCATTTAAACGGGGATGCAAGAGCAGAAGGAATTGCCAACACACTGAGGCAGCTTTCAAAAGCTGGAATGTGA